The following proteins are co-located in the Pseudomonas fluorescens genome:
- a CDS encoding GlxA family transcriptional regulator yields MHITLLLADQCSAASATLALEMLSAANLFADHPPFEIVVASLDGQAVDAWGGQRLQVACAVAQVRQTDLILIPGFLFTLKEALPTFSAYGPWLREQHAQGAVVASMCTAAFLLAETGLLQGLRATTHWAFAELFRRRYAGVVLDDGQILCEENRVITCGGASAAMDLMLHLIRRFGSPELAHTCGKYLLIDNVRTEQSVYAMWSLPKSHGDGEILRVQHWLEQHFAQALVIDNVARRFGFGVRNFKRRFKEATGYTPIAYVQTLRLERAKQMLESTRMTLDSITYAVGYEDSNSFRRLFRQRVGMLPAAYRKKFLVTSG; encoded by the coding sequence ATGCACATTACCTTGCTGCTGGCGGACCAATGCTCCGCCGCCAGTGCGACCCTGGCCCTGGAAATGCTCAGTGCCGCCAACCTGTTTGCCGACCACCCGCCGTTCGAGATCGTGGTCGCGTCCCTCGACGGCCAGGCCGTGGACGCCTGGGGCGGGCAGCGTTTGCAGGTGGCGTGCGCCGTTGCGCAGGTGCGCCAGACCGACCTGATCCTCATCCCCGGTTTCCTCTTTACCCTCAAAGAGGCTTTGCCGACTTTTTCTGCCTACGGCCCCTGGTTGCGAGAACAGCATGCCCAAGGGGCCGTGGTGGCGTCGATGTGCACAGCGGCGTTTTTGCTCGCCGAGACCGGCCTGCTGCAAGGCCTGCGGGCCACCACCCACTGGGCATTCGCGGAGTTGTTCCGGCGCCGTTATGCCGGCGTGGTCCTGGATGACGGGCAGATCCTCTGCGAAGAAAACCGCGTAATCACCTGCGGTGGCGCGAGCGCGGCGATGGATTTGATGTTGCACCTGATCCGCCGCTTCGGCTCACCGGAGCTGGCGCATACCTGTGGCAAATACCTGCTGATCGACAACGTGCGCACCGAGCAGTCGGTGTATGCGATGTGGTCGTTGCCCAAGAGTCATGGCGATGGCGAAATCCTGCGGGTGCAGCATTGGCTGGAACAGCACTTTGCCCAGGCGCTGGTGATTGACAACGTGGCCCGGCGTTTTGGCTTTGGCGTGCGCAATTTCAAGCGGCGTTTCAAGGAGGCGACCGGCTATACGCCCATCGCCTATGTGCAAACCCTGCGTCTGGAGCGCGCCAAACAGATGCTGGAGTCGACGCGCATGACCCTCGACAGCATCACCTACGCGGTCGGCTATGAAGACAGTAACTCGTTCCGTCGTCTGTTCCGCCAACGCGTGGGGATGCTGCCGGCGGCGTATCGCAAGAAATTCCTGGTGACGTCGGGCTGA
- a CDS encoding LysR family transcriptional regulator, with amino-acid sequence MFDWQDLYYFTVLARTQSLSAAARELQVEHATVGRRVDALEKALGVKLVDRLPRSRPLTAQGLALAELAAGMGEMATEVLRLSRVASIELAGTVRVSCPPSIANHCIAPHVARLRAQYPQLNLVLMPSTQLAALDKGEADIALRTVRPDEDALVRRKVGVVRFGLYSAPELNRLPAAQWTFIAYDSSRDHLPQQAWLHQLRGHRPIVFAASDLITQQMAARAHVGAVVLPTLVGDHDPLLARLPTASDGPVRDIWLTVYPDIRRSPLVKAVMEFLVACIESEPQLRR; translated from the coding sequence ATGTTCGACTGGCAGGATCTGTATTACTTCACCGTCTTGGCCCGTACCCAGTCACTGTCGGCGGCCGCCCGCGAGTTGCAGGTGGAACACGCCACCGTCGGGCGCCGCGTCGACGCGCTGGAAAAAGCCCTCGGCGTGAAACTGGTGGACCGCCTGCCCCGCAGCCGCCCGCTCACGGCCCAAGGCCTGGCGCTGGCAGAATTGGCGGCTGGCATGGGCGAGATGGCCACCGAAGTGCTACGCCTGTCGCGCGTCGCCTCCATCGAACTGGCCGGCACCGTGCGGGTAAGTTGCCCGCCGTCCATCGCCAACCATTGCATCGCGCCTCACGTGGCGCGGTTGCGCGCCCAGTACCCGCAGTTGAACCTGGTCCTGATGCCCTCCACACAGCTTGCCGCGCTGGACAAGGGCGAAGCCGATATTGCCTTGCGCACGGTGCGCCCCGACGAAGACGCACTGGTGCGCCGCAAGGTCGGCGTGGTGCGTTTTGGGCTCTACAGCGCGCCTGAACTTAACCGGCTACCGGCCGCTCAATGGACCTTCATCGCCTACGACAGCAGCCGCGACCACCTGCCCCAACAAGCGTGGCTGCACCAACTGCGCGGCCACCGCCCAATCGTATTCGCCGCCAGTGACCTGATCACCCAGCAGATGGCCGCCCGCGCGCACGTTGGCGCCGTGGTGCTGCCCACCCTGGTGGGCGATCACGACCCGCTGCTGGCGCGACTGCCCACCGCCAGCGACGGCCCGGTGCGCGATATCTGGCTCACGGTGTACCCGGATATCCGTCGCTCACCGTTGGTGAAAGCGGTGATGGAGTTTCTGGTGGCGTGCATTGAAAGTGAGCCGCAGCTGCGCCGTTGA
- a CDS encoding quinone oxidoreductase family protein, producing MKAITLQAYGGPEVAQLCHHVAKPQVTAGHVLVKVACAGINFMDIHTRQGKYAHSATYPVRLPCTLGMEGAGVVVEVGPGVSHLAVGDRVAWCIAWGAYAEYAHVPADKVAQIPGAITFDQAAAAMFQGCTAHYLIDDVARLQAGSTCLVHAASGSIGQLLVQMARRRGATVFTTGSTAEKCAIARQRGAHQAWTYEGFADHVLRATDGRGVDVVFDSLGKNTLRESFRACRTRGLIVNYGNVSGSLTDLDPIELGEAGSLFLTRPRLADHMADGATVQRRANAVFAAMLEGALTVEIAGHYTLETVQQVHERIEARQQIGKAVVWVDPSLD from the coding sequence ATGAAAGCCATCACCCTGCAAGCCTACGGTGGTCCCGAAGTCGCCCAACTTTGCCACCACGTTGCAAAACCCCAGGTCACGGCCGGGCATGTGCTGGTCAAAGTGGCCTGCGCCGGGATCAATTTCATGGACATTCATACGCGCCAAGGCAAATACGCACACTCTGCCACTTACCCGGTGCGCCTGCCGTGCACGTTGGGTATGGAGGGCGCCGGTGTGGTGGTGGAGGTCGGCCCGGGCGTGAGTCATCTGGCCGTGGGCGACCGTGTGGCCTGGTGCATCGCCTGGGGCGCGTATGCCGAGTACGCCCATGTGCCGGCCGACAAAGTCGCGCAGATTCCCGGCGCCATTACTTTCGATCAGGCTGCAGCGGCGATGTTTCAGGGCTGCACGGCCCACTACCTGATTGACGATGTGGCCCGTTTGCAGGCGGGCAGCACCTGCCTGGTTCACGCGGCATCCGGCAGCATCGGGCAATTGCTGGTGCAAATGGCAAGACGGCGCGGGGCGACGGTGTTCACCACCGGCAGCACCGCCGAGAAATGCGCGATTGCCCGGCAGCGCGGCGCGCATCAGGCCTGGACGTACGAGGGTTTTGCCGACCACGTCCTGCGCGCCACGGACGGGCGCGGGGTGGACGTGGTCTTCGATTCGCTGGGCAAAAATACCTTGCGTGAAAGCTTTCGGGCCTGTCGCACGCGTGGTTTGATCGTTAACTACGGCAACGTCTCGGGATCGTTGACGGACCTTGACCCGATTGAACTGGGGGAGGCGGGCTCGTTGTTTTTGACACGACCACGGCTGGCCGACCATATGGCCGATGGGGCGACCGTGCAACGGCGTGCCAATGCGGTATTTGCGGCGATGCTGGAGGGGGCGCTGACGGTGGAGATTGCGGGGCATTACACCCTGGAGACGGTGCAGCAGGTGCATGAACGCATCGAGGCACGGCAGCAGATCGGCAAGGCGGTGGTGTGGGTGGACCCCAGCCTGGATTAA
- a CDS encoding pirin family protein, with protein MLTLRKASERGAANHGWLKSFHTFSFANYWNPNEQGFSDLLVINDDRVAAGKGFGQHPHRDMEIFSYVLEGALEHKDTLGTGSVIRPGDVQLMSAGSGVAHSEFNHSQSLGVHFLQIWIVPNVAGAEPRYQQEHFSAAQKRGRLQLIISPDGAEGSLTVRQDARVFAGLFKGDEAATLDLPPDRHVYVHVARGSVEVNGQRLQEGDGARVRDERQIRLSQGDDAEVLVFDLRPQELPQMP; from the coding sequence ATGCTGACCCTTCGCAAAGCTTCGGAACGCGGCGCCGCCAATCACGGTTGGTTGAAGTCGTTTCACACCTTCTCGTTCGCCAACTACTGGAACCCCAATGAACAGGGTTTTTCCGACCTGCTGGTGATCAACGATGACCGCGTTGCGGCCGGTAAAGGCTTCGGCCAGCACCCGCACCGCGACATGGAGATTTTCTCCTATGTGCTTGAAGGCGCCCTGGAACACAAGGACACCCTGGGCACCGGCTCGGTGATTCGCCCTGGCGATGTGCAACTGATGAGCGCCGGCAGCGGCGTGGCCCACAGCGAGTTCAACCACAGCCAGAGCCTGGGCGTGCACTTTCTGCAAATCTGGATCGTGCCGAATGTGGCCGGCGCCGAACCGCGCTATCAACAGGAGCACTTCAGCGCGGCGCAGAAACGCGGGCGTTTGCAGTTGATCATCTCGCCGGATGGCGCCGAGGGCTCGCTCACTGTTCGCCAGGATGCGCGGGTGTTTGCCGGGCTGTTCAAGGGCGACGAAGCCGCGACCCTGGACCTGCCGCCGGATCGTCATGTGTACGTGCATGTGGCCCGGGGCAGCGTTGAAGTCAACGGCCAGCGCCTGCAGGAAGGCGACGGCGCCCGCGTGCGGGACGAACGCCAGATCCGCCTGAGCCAGGGCGACGATGCCGAGGTGCTGGTGTTTGACCTGCGCCCTCAGGAACTGCCGCAGATGCCATGA
- a CDS encoding GlxA family transcriptional regulator, whose translation MKTVAMALFPDFLLLDMAGPLEVFSIANRYLPAAAHYRILTIGTEPGALRASNGVLIQPDLLLEQADEAYDVLLVPGGPGAYNECHPALLPWLKAAAARARRFGSICTGAFVLGHAGLLDGHRVTTHWHYTERLIKGFPKAIVETDRIYLQDGRLITSGGVTAGIDLALSIVAQDHGKQVAVDVAKVLLVVMKRQGGQAQFSPMTAAVAPLETAITRVQNQVLAQLDQPFTVDSMAALAGMSARHFARLFAKEVQMTPMAFLQGARIDRARYLLETTDLPLKTVAFRAGFGSVRHMRFLFSEKLGLNPTQYRQQFS comes from the coding sequence ATGAAAACCGTGGCCATGGCGTTGTTTCCGGACTTCCTGCTGCTCGACATGGCCGGGCCGCTGGAAGTGTTTTCCATTGCCAATCGCTATCTTCCAGCGGCCGCTCACTACCGAATCCTCACGATTGGCACCGAACCCGGCGCATTGCGCGCCTCCAATGGCGTGTTGATACAACCCGACCTGCTGCTGGAGCAGGCCGACGAGGCCTATGACGTGTTGTTGGTCCCTGGCGGCCCCGGTGCCTATAACGAATGCCATCCCGCGCTGCTGCCCTGGCTCAAGGCCGCAGCTGCCCGCGCGCGGCGCTTCGGTTCAATCTGCACCGGCGCCTTTGTACTCGGGCATGCCGGCCTGCTCGACGGCCATCGCGTCACAACTCACTGGCATTACACTGAGCGCTTGATCAAGGGCTTCCCCAAGGCCATCGTCGAGACTGATCGCATCTACTTGCAGGATGGCCGCTTGATCACCTCCGGCGGGGTGACCGCCGGTATCGACCTGGCGTTGTCGATCGTCGCCCAGGACCATGGCAAGCAGGTGGCGGTGGACGTGGCCAAGGTGTTGCTGGTGGTGATGAAACGCCAGGGCGGCCAGGCTCAGTTCAGCCCGATGACCGCTGCCGTCGCGCCGCTGGAAACCGCAATCACCCGGGTGCAGAACCAGGTGTTGGCGCAGTTGGACCAGCCATTCACTGTCGATTCCATGGCGGCGTTGGCAGGCATGAGCGCGCGCCACTTTGCACGGCTGTTCGCCAAGGAGGTGCAAATGACGCCGATGGCCTTCCTGCAAGGCGCGCGCATTGACCGCGCCCGCTACTTGTTGGAAACCACCGACCTGCCGCTCAAGACCGTCGCCTTTCGCGCGGGCTTCGGCAGTGTGCGGCATATGCGCTTTTTGTTCAGTGAAAAGCTCGGGCTAAACCCTACCCAATACCGACAGCAGTTCAGTTAA
- a CDS encoding winged helix-turn-helix domain-containing protein codes for MNNPHAVSFGPYTFHRQQRLVSKAGLPVPLGGRALDILAVLLEAPGQFVGKDTLIARVWPCSVVEENNLRVHIAALRRALVGQPCILNDPLRGYCFVAPLQSPSPSTPPRHNLAIRLSPVVGRDQVLGALVRRLSGQRLMMLTGCAGVGKSTLALALAERAVPRYRDGVWWVDLATVQAPMQMLRHVANTLQLEPCANAVELSRQLATRQLLLVLDGADLLLGACRHLVRTLREHAPQVTLLLSSREALQVPGEWVQHVPTLTQPTPSAWRSVEQAMAYPAVQLFVARVHASQQGFVLRPQDLAPLRAICRRLDGIPLALELAAAQVEALGVHGVQAQLQRGLQVLTRGRRTAVERHQSLAAALAWSYQRLSLPERWLFLQLALFKMAVTLPTLTGWVAGTELEHADLSYLLARLTATSLLTVEPGPGPERYRLLNSVRSYALAQLRDPVQVAHLQQGYGHYLGPFSGRPFVLQLVEQAAHAN; via the coding sequence ATGAACAACCCACACGCAGTGAGCTTTGGCCCCTACACCTTTCACCGGCAACAACGCCTGGTCAGCAAGGCTGGCCTGCCGGTGCCGTTGGGTGGGCGAGCGCTGGATATTCTTGCGGTATTGCTGGAGGCGCCGGGGCAATTTGTCGGAAAGGACACGCTGATTGCGCGGGTCTGGCCGTGCAGCGTGGTGGAAGAGAACAACCTGCGTGTGCACATCGCCGCACTGCGCCGTGCGCTCGTCGGGCAACCGTGCATCCTTAACGATCCGCTGCGCGGTTACTGTTTTGTGGCGCCGCTGCAGAGTCCTTCGCCGTCGACGCCACCTCGGCACAATCTGGCGATCCGCCTGAGCCCGGTGGTCGGCCGTGATCAGGTGTTGGGCGCGCTGGTGCGGCGCCTGTCCGGCCAACGCCTGATGATGCTCACGGGCTGCGCCGGTGTGGGCAAAAGTACACTGGCCCTGGCCCTCGCCGAACGGGCAGTGCCGCGTTATCGCGACGGCGTGTGGTGGGTGGATTTGGCAACCGTGCAGGCACCGATGCAGATGCTGCGGCACGTGGCCAATACGCTGCAGCTGGAACCCTGTGCAAACGCGGTTGAACTGAGCCGCCAGTTGGCGACACGCCAACTGTTGCTGGTACTCGACGGTGCCGATTTGCTGCTCGGCGCCTGTCGCCATCTGGTGCGCACACTGCGTGAGCACGCGCCCCAGGTGACGCTGTTGTTGAGCAGTCGCGAAGCCTTGCAGGTGCCCGGCGAATGGGTGCAGCACGTGCCCACCCTGACACAGCCGACGCCGTCCGCCTGGCGCAGTGTCGAGCAGGCGATGGCGTACCCGGCGGTGCAATTGTTTGTCGCACGGGTTCACGCCAGTCAGCAGGGTTTTGTGTTGCGGCCCCAGGACCTGGCGCCGTTGCGGGCTATCTGTCGACGCCTGGATGGCATTCCCCTGGCCCTGGAACTGGCGGCGGCCCAAGTCGAGGCCCTGGGCGTACACGGCGTGCAGGCCCAGTTGCAACGCGGTTTGCAGGTACTGACCCGAGGCCGCCGCACGGCAGTGGAGCGCCACCAATCCCTGGCCGCGGCCCTGGCATGGAGCTATCAGCGCTTGAGCCTGCCGGAGCGCTGGCTGTTCCTGCAATTGGCGCTGTTCAAAATGGCGGTGACCTTGCCCACCCTGACCGGTTGGGTCGCCGGCACCGAGCTGGAGCACGCCGACCTGTCCTATCTGCTGGCGCGCCTGACTGCGACGTCGTTACTGACCGTGGAGCCAGGTCCCGGCCCGGAGCGTTACCGCCTGCTCAACAGTGTGCGCAGCTATGCGCTGGCGCAGCTGCGCGACCCGGTGCAGGTGGCGCATTTGCAACAGGGTTATGGGCATTACCTGGGGCCCTTTTCAGGCCGGCCGTTTGTCCTGCAACTCGTCGAGCAGGCTGCGCACGCGAACTAG
- a CDS encoding ATP-binding protein produces MYDLGDQAVHFGPYRVHPHQRLVLEAGRPLRLGRRAVEILLILLEHAGNVVSKQELITRVWPKTVVEDTNLRVHMAALRKALGDGQAGQRYIVTVAQRGYSFVAPLSIEPMTIPADGIPHSQGHNLPLRRTRMIGRQALIDALVQQLPQQRFITLTGAGGIGKTTVALRVAELLIGHYRDGIRLLDLAPLSAPSMILPNLAALLDLTPAEHEPLLTFARDLQARQLLLVIDNCEHLLDDIALISETLLRHAPHLHILATSREALRAEGESVQRLEPLACPPASGNRAQALGYPALQLLVERAMSHQDSFELSEAELPLAIDICQRLDGIPLAIELVAAQIERFGLAGLLVQLEDNVRLLTRGRRSALPRHQTLRATLDWSFDLLTPCEQICLRRLAVFRGGFSLASAAAVIAGEQIAPNEVLGSITQLVAKSLLNVEAGDDEMVYRLLDITRTYALEKLSVAAELDATRERHAARCLALMEQAQDDWELIASQAWIDRYAPLREDIRAALDSCLSDSGAHLLGIRLTVSAMPLWQELSLLREHGLYVGKALARLPQSGAPSQRLHMALQLALGSVSYHAQGATPQTLEAFACAQRLAHAGKDLGGQLRAASGLMAVNLCDGNYREALVHSQHFDRLGLHSDPLLDLSAQRLRVLAQHFAGNQALALHNAEQVIQRMAHSGHLNRFTHGFGVQYDQSVAALTILARILWLRGFAQRAWRTANQALELALQLNHGTSICYTLALAGVVIARYNGDAEAASARLELLLQQAQKHSVQLFHTWARHYKGTAAREDLAGLGLVQDTLVTFDAATVDDAMLERARSGGAGWCTAEILRVRAEAQTDTRTRETLLLEALGVAHQHGALAWELRSATSLARLWQRQGRTQAARELLSSVYAQFSEGFATRDLVRVRSLLDELQDKRPA; encoded by the coding sequence ATGTATGACCTCGGCGACCAGGCCGTGCATTTCGGCCCCTACCGCGTCCACCCGCACCAACGGCTGGTGCTCGAAGCCGGTCGGCCGTTGCGTCTGGGGCGGCGCGCGGTGGAGATTCTGCTGATCTTGCTGGAACACGCCGGCAACGTGGTGAGCAAGCAGGAGCTGATCACCCGGGTCTGGCCGAAAACTGTGGTGGAAGACACCAACCTGCGGGTGCATATGGCGGCGTTGCGCAAGGCATTGGGCGATGGCCAGGCCGGGCAGCGTTATATCGTCACGGTGGCCCAGCGCGGCTACAGTTTTGTGGCGCCACTGAGCATCGAACCGATGACGATTCCTGCAGACGGCATTCCCCATAGCCAGGGCCATAACCTGCCGCTGCGCCGCACGCGGATGATCGGCCGCCAGGCACTCATCGATGCACTGGTGCAGCAACTGCCCCAGCAGCGCTTTATCACCCTGACCGGCGCGGGTGGCATCGGCAAGACGACCGTGGCGCTGCGCGTGGCGGAGTTGCTGATTGGACATTATCGCGACGGCATTCGCCTGCTGGACCTGGCGCCGCTCAGCGCGCCGTCGATGATCTTGCCCAACCTCGCCGCCCTGCTCGACCTCACGCCTGCCGAACATGAGCCGCTGCTGACGTTCGCCCGCGACCTGCAAGCGCGTCAGTTGCTGCTGGTCATCGACAATTGCGAACACCTGCTGGACGACATCGCACTGATCAGCGAAACCCTGCTGCGCCACGCGCCGCACCTGCACATCCTCGCCACCAGCCGCGAAGCGCTGCGGGCCGAGGGCGAATCCGTGCAGCGCCTCGAACCGCTGGCCTGCCCGCCCGCCAGCGGCAATCGGGCCCAGGCCCTGGGTTACCCGGCCCTGCAGCTGCTGGTCGAACGCGCCATGTCCCATCAGGACAGTTTTGAACTCAGCGAAGCCGAGTTGCCCCTGGCGATTGATATCTGCCAGCGCCTGGACGGTATTCCCCTGGCAATCGAACTGGTGGCCGCGCAGATTGAACGCTTCGGCCTGGCAGGGTTGCTGGTGCAACTGGAAGACAACGTGCGCCTGCTCACCCGTGGCCGGCGCAGCGCCCTGCCCCGCCATCAAACCCTGCGCGCTACGCTGGATTGGAGCTTTGATTTACTCACGCCGTGCGAGCAGATTTGCTTGCGCCGCCTGGCCGTGTTTCGTGGCGGGTTCAGCCTGGCCAGCGCAGCGGCGGTAATCGCCGGCGAGCAGATCGCGCCGAACGAGGTGTTGGGTTCCATCACCCAGTTGGTGGCCAAGTCGCTGCTCAACGTGGAGGCTGGCGATGACGAAATGGTCTACCGCCTGCTGGATATCACCCGCACGTACGCCCTGGAAAAACTCAGCGTGGCGGCTGAACTCGACGCCACCCGTGAACGCCATGCAGCGCGCTGCCTGGCGCTGATGGAGCAGGCACAGGACGACTGGGAGCTGATCGCGAGCCAAGCCTGGATCGACCGTTATGCACCGCTGCGCGAAGACATTCGTGCCGCTCTCGATAGCTGCCTGAGCGATTCAGGCGCGCACCTGCTGGGTATTCGTCTGACGGTCAGTGCCATGCCGTTGTGGCAAGAATTATCGCTGCTGCGCGAACACGGGCTGTACGTGGGCAAAGCCCTGGCGCGCTTGCCTCAGTCAGGCGCACCGAGCCAACGCCTGCACATGGCGCTGCAACTGGCGCTGGGCAGTGTTTCCTATCATGCCCAGGGTGCAACGCCGCAGACCCTCGAAGCCTTTGCCTGTGCGCAACGCCTGGCGCACGCCGGCAAGGATTTGGGCGGCCAGTTACGCGCGGCATCCGGGCTGATGGCCGTCAACCTGTGCGATGGAAACTACCGTGAGGCGTTGGTGCACAGCCAACACTTTGACCGACTGGGCCTGCATTCCGACCCCTTGCTGGACCTCAGCGCCCAGCGCCTGCGGGTGCTGGCGCAGCACTTCGCCGGTAACCAGGCGCTGGCGTTGCACAACGCCGAACAAGTGATCCAGCGCATGGCGCACAGCGGCCATCTGAATCGTTTTACTCACGGTTTTGGCGTGCAATACGACCAGAGTGTGGCCGCGTTGACGATCCTCGCGCGCATCCTGTGGCTGCGCGGCTTTGCGCAGCGGGCCTGGCGTACCGCCAACCAGGCGCTGGAGTTGGCCTTGCAGCTCAACCACGGCACCTCGATCTGCTACACCCTGGCCCTCGCCGGTGTGGTCATCGCCCGCTACAACGGGGATGCCGAAGCGGCGAGTGCGCGCCTGGAACTGTTGCTGCAACAGGCACAAAAGCACTCGGTGCAGTTGTTTCATACCTGGGCACGGCACTATAAAGGCACCGCAGCCCGTGAGGACCTTGCAGGGCTGGGCCTGGTTCAGGACACCCTCGTGACCTTTGATGCCGCCACGGTGGATGACGCGATGCTTGAACGCGCCAGAAGCGGCGGCGCCGGTTGGTGCACCGCCGAGATTTTGCGGGTACGGGCCGAGGCACAGACCGATACCCGCACACGCGAAACACTGCTGCTTGAAGCCCTCGGCGTGGCGCATCAACACGGCGCGCTGGCCTGGGAGCTGCGCAGCGCAACGTCACTGGCGCGACTGTGGCAACGCCAAGGGCGTACGCAGGCGGCGCGCGAGCTGTTGAGCTCGGTCTACGCGCAATTCAGCGAAGGCTTTGCGACTCGCGACCTAGTTCGCGTGCGCAGCCTGCTCGACGAGTTGCAGGACAAACGGCCGGCCTGA
- a CDS encoding helix-turn-helix domain-containing protein, whose product MARPEYCAPRFSAAGGLCPRRERIAKQLILANLGESLAIADLAQACALSRSHFSRAFKCTTGLSPQEWIRQQRIERAKELITHSSLSLTQISLECGFCDQAHFCHMFTRSEGVNPMTWRNHQLRHKSQVIAA is encoded by the coding sequence ATGGCCCGACCTGAGTACTGTGCTCCGCGCTTTTCTGCTGCCGGTGGCCTCTGCCCTCGGCGTGAACGTATTGCCAAACAACTCATCCTCGCCAACCTCGGTGAAAGCCTGGCGATTGCTGACCTGGCGCAGGCTTGCGCGCTGTCGCGCAGTCACTTTTCGCGTGCGTTCAAATGCACCACCGGTCTGTCACCGCAGGAGTGGATTCGCCAACAGCGCATCGAACGCGCCAAGGAACTGATCACCCATTCCTCCTTGAGCCTGACGCAAATCAGCCTGGAGTGCGGGTTTTGCGACCAGGCGCACTTCTGCCACATGTTCACGCGCAGTGAAGGGGTCAACCCGATGACCTGGCGAAATCACCAATTGCGTCACAAGTCGCAAGTGATTGCGGCCTAG
- a CDS encoding LysR family transcriptional regulator, translated as MNRNDLRRVDMNLLVIFEALMFEKNLTRVAEKLFMGQPAVSAALGRLRDLFDDPLLLRNGRGMEPTPRALAILKELQPAMDTISGAVSRAKDFDPSTSCAVFRIGLSDDAEFGLFPPLLSQLREEAPGIIVVVRRANYLLMSALLASGEISVGVSYTTELPANAKRKKLRDIPCKVLRGDEGGAPLTLDEYCERPHAMVSFSGDLSGNIDLDLARIGRARRVVLAVPQFSGLRALLAGTQIIATVPDYAACALTEGTVLRAEDPPFEIEAAELSMVWSGVHDNDPAERWLRGRISEHMAGGG; from the coding sequence ATGAACCGCAACGACTTGCGCCGCGTCGACATGAACCTGCTGGTGATTTTTGAGGCGCTGATGTTCGAAAAGAACCTGACTCGGGTCGCTGAAAAACTCTTCATGGGCCAGCCGGCGGTGAGTGCCGCATTGGGGCGATTGCGGGATTTGTTCGACGACCCGTTGCTGTTGCGCAACGGGCGAGGCATGGAGCCCACGCCACGGGCGCTGGCGATACTCAAGGAGCTGCAACCGGCCATGGACACCATTTCCGGCGCGGTCAGCCGTGCCAAGGATTTCGACCCGTCGACCAGTTGCGCGGTGTTTCGTATCGGGCTGTCTGATGACGCGGAGTTTGGGTTGTTTCCGCCGTTGCTCAGTCAACTGCGTGAGGAGGCGCCGGGGATTATCGTGGTGGTGCGCCGGGCTAATTACCTGTTGATGTCGGCGTTGTTGGCCAGTGGCGAGATTTCGGTGGGGGTCAGTTACACCACTGAGCTGCCGGCGAATGCCAAGCGTAAGAAGCTGCGGGATATTCCGTGCAAGGTATTGCGTGGGGATGAGGGTGGGGCGCCGTTGACGCTGGATGAGTACTGCGAACGGCCCCATGCGATGGTGTCGTTTTCGGGGGATTTGAGCGGCAATATCGACCTGGACCTGGCGCGGATTGGCCGGGCGCGCAGGGTGGTGTTGGCGGTGCCGCAGTTCAGTGGGTTGCGGGCGTTGTTGGCGGGGACGCAGATTATTGCGACGGTGCCGGATTATGCGGCGTGTGCGTTGACTGAGGGGACTGTGTTGCGGGCTGAGGATCCGCCGTTTGAGATCGAGGCGGCGGAGTTATCGATGGTTTGGAGTGGGGTGCATGATAATGATCCGGCGGAGCGGTGGTTGCGGGGGCGCATAAGTGAGCATATGGCGGGGGGTGGTTAG
- a CDS encoding antibiotic biosynthesis monooxygenase yields MDPTPKTSPDEVVTLVVKHLIKPGREADYEAWLRRIVRIAGERPGHLGVDVVRSKQNRLALFTCVLRYRSTEALERWLDSPERKALIDEATPLLADGDNTEIGAVNEFWFAPLADSAAKPPRWKQAVVTLFVILPLTLLVPIIWGPVLRLHPFLSNYVVATFLVTLTIVLLVVYLLMPAATRLFAPWLEASVKETL; encoded by the coding sequence ATGGACCCAACACCCAAAACCAGCCCCGACGAAGTCGTCACCCTGGTCGTCAAGCACCTGATCAAACCCGGCCGTGAAGCCGACTACGAAGCCTGGCTACGCCGCATCGTGCGTATCGCCGGTGAGCGCCCAGGTCACCTCGGTGTCGACGTGGTACGCAGCAAACAAAACCGCCTGGCGCTGTTTACCTGCGTACTGCGCTACCGCTCCACCGAGGCACTTGAGCGCTGGCTCGACTCCCCGGAACGCAAGGCCCTGATCGACGAAGCCACGCCCCTGCTCGCCGACGGCGACAACACCGAAATTGGTGCCGTCAACGAATTCTGGTTTGCGCCGCTGGCCGACAGCGCCGCCAAACCACCGCGCTGGAAGCAGGCGGTGGTGACTTTGTTTGTCATCCTGCCGCTGACGCTGCTGGTGCCGATCATCTGGGGCCCGGTGTTGCGCCTGCATCCGTTCCTTTCCAACTACGTGGTTGCCACCTTCCTCGTCACCCTGACCATCGTGCTGCTGGTGGTTTACCTGCTGATGCCGGCGGCTACCCGTCTGTTCGCTCCCTGGCTTGAAGCCTCTGTAAAGGAAACCCTATGA